Proteins found in one Chondrinema litorale genomic segment:
- a CDS encoding replication initiation protein translates to MTNEIVAIPGNRKLIVKSNYLVNAEYNLSPIEMKIIYLMAMQVKKGDEDFKTYRMRIRDFQDIVGVDSDALYVRMEEIVQRLMKRIVRVRHDNGDLDQFPFLARASHKNKKGIIELKFAPDLKPHLIDLKERFTSFYDYNVLSLKSTHSMRIYELLKQYEKIGYRVEKVARIKQMLGIETKYRSYNYFKKRVIEQAQKDLTNHCDISFVFSEIKEGRKVDSIKFVIKRQKKIEFFNNRHWNPDEEHQALVSQMIEMGITEKEAAAFVREYSKAELEEKIQYTKDRFKEGKIRNSGAYLKTLIIDEVEVVSPIEKELAESELEKKTKQEEIKRQREREKVLLEQFTAEYDAFRENLTNNLVENANEQDWKDFISYAKKNSYVRSRLFKNGEIDLKNKDTQFWFRVFIADERLPERDQDFIEWVAQQKGYYIQGDEGNFRITGKQRSLF, encoded by the coding sequence ATGACAAACGAAATAGTGGCAATTCCTGGAAATAGAAAGCTAATTGTAAAAAGTAATTACTTAGTAAATGCTGAATACAATTTATCCCCAATAGAGATGAAAATTATTTATCTGATGGCTATGCAGGTGAAAAAGGGAGATGAAGACTTTAAGACCTACAGGATGCGTATTAGAGACTTTCAGGATATTGTTGGGGTAGATTCAGATGCACTTTATGTGCGAATGGAAGAGATCGTACAAAGGTTGATGAAGCGAATTGTGAGAGTTAGACATGATAATGGTGATTTGGATCAGTTCCCGTTTTTAGCAAGAGCTAGTCACAAAAATAAAAAAGGGATTATTGAACTAAAATTTGCTCCAGACCTTAAACCGCATCTGATTGATTTAAAAGAGAGATTTACGAGTTTTTACGATTACAATGTGCTTTCACTTAAAAGTACTCATTCTATGAGGATTTATGAGTTATTAAAGCAATATGAAAAGATCGGCTATAGGGTAGAAAAAGTTGCAAGAATAAAACAGATGTTAGGTATTGAAACCAAATACCGCAGCTATAATTATTTTAAGAAAAGAGTGATAGAGCAAGCCCAGAAAGATTTAACAAACCATTGTGATATATCTTTTGTGTTTTCTGAGATTAAAGAGGGGAGAAAAGTTGATAGTATTAAGTTTGTGATTAAACGTCAGAAGAAAATTGAATTCTTCAATAACAGACATTGGAATCCCGATGAAGAACATCAAGCTTTGGTTTCTCAAATGATTGAGATGGGAATTACCGAGAAAGAGGCTGCTGCCTTTGTGAGAGAGTATAGTAAAGCTGAGTTAGAAGAGAAAATCCAATACACAAAAGATAGATTTAAAGAAGGTAAAATAAGAAATTCCGGCGCATATCTAAAAACTTTAATTATTGATGAAGTTGAGGTGGTTTCTCCAATTGAAAAAGAGTTGGCTGAAAGCGAATTAGAGAAGAAAACCAAACAGGAAGAAATAAAAAGGCAAAGGGAAAGAGAAAAAGTATTATTAGAGCAGTTTACAGCAGAGTATGATGCTTTTAGAGAGAACCTTACAAATAATCTTGTAGAAAATGCAAATGAGCAGGACTGGAAAGATTTTATAAGTTATGCAAAGAAGAACTCATATGTGCGTAGCAGACTCTTTAAAAACGGCGAAATTGATTTAAAAAACAAGGATACTCAGTTTTGGTTTAGGGTATTTATAGCAGATGAAAGATTGCCTGAGAGAGATCAGGATTTTATAGAATGGGTTGCCCAGCAAAAGGGGTATTATATACAAGGAGACGAAGGTAATTTTAGAATTACTGGAAAGCAGAGAAGTTTGTTTTAA
- a CDS encoding SusC/RagA family TonB-linked outer membrane protein, with translation MKKETIHLIKMLSKRALYGFIIQCIFYGFIMADPGSAQSIKDVYLTLNLKDATLKQTFKAIEHRTDFRFSYARKNLDNNIKITNTFEGKSLETVLIELSKTANLKFKRINNNIVVDNKEDNEKVVEEVDVDLAEQQISITGVVYAGTDSEPLPGVSIILKGTATGTTTDLNGKFSMEASQEDVLVFSYIGYVSQEVTVGTKTNFTVTLEEDLEQLEEVIVVGYGTQEKRDVTAAIGSVSAKEISELPVSNAVSAMQGRVAGVDITPQGGRPGQNATIRIRGRRSINASNDPLYVVDGIPLSGSIFDFNQQNIESIEVLKDAAATAIYGSRGANGVILITTKRGKAGTINVSYDGYYGVSKVINQVDMMNGPQFADMKRESRRRDADGNAAWDGTIPSDDIVFEDPVELISIEQGRSTDYQDLIFSQGSQNSHQVSISGGSENTTFSIAGGYFKEEGIIKTMDFTRYTLSINVDQKIGDRIRIGTSTMLSRSIQNWASNPVGEALSNNPLGVPYDDEGNLIFLPIIDGIRTNPLAEIVDGAYLDERKFNRIFASIYGEFKIAEGLKYRVNVGPDIRTRRRGLFQASMTNARRGAAPNAGQEYREEFAYTLENILTYNKQLGINHDFGVTLLQSIQEDREENTNIFVTGLPYESQEFYNIGSAEEPTGFGSNLIEWSLASYMGRVNYSYKDKYLFQFTLRADGSSRLADENKWSYFPGVSLGWRVIDEPFMAGQTFFDELKLRASYGQVGNTSIDPYRTQGRLANTTYVFGSSPAFGYRLNEIPNDQLGWERTSTTDVGLDFGILGGRISGSMDFYVANTTDLLLEFQLPYTSGYNNVLQNVGATRNTGFELTLSTVNFDSPSGFRWTTDINWFTNKEEIVELYNGAVDDPGNNWFIGEPLNVFYDYQKAGIWQANEAAEAAAFDNSEPGYIKVADLSGPEGVPDGKAGPEDRTIIGTDVPDWSGGITNRFEYKGFDLSFFFFARWGQTIRSRFHDSNNSLFARYNNLNVDYWTIDNPTNAYPRPNLNQERPRYVSTLRYFDGSFIKLRNINLGYNFPSSITEKLKVKSLRVYASAQTPWYYAKYESFDPETDGDIEAEDLPSNKLFLMGLNISF, from the coding sequence ATGAAAAAAGAAACTATACACCTAATAAAAATGCTATCAAAAAGGGCATTATATGGTTTTATCATCCAATGTATCTTTTATGGGTTTATAATGGCAGACCCAGGAAGTGCACAAAGTATAAAGGATGTATACCTCACACTTAATTTAAAAGATGCTACACTCAAGCAGACTTTTAAAGCCATTGAGCATAGAACAGATTTTCGATTTTCTTATGCAAGAAAGAACCTTGATAACAATATAAAAATCACGAATACTTTCGAAGGTAAGTCTTTAGAAACTGTTTTAATCGAATTATCTAAAACTGCAAATCTCAAATTCAAAAGAATTAATAATAATATTGTTGTCGATAACAAAGAAGACAATGAGAAAGTAGTTGAAGAAGTAGATGTTGATTTAGCAGAACAGCAAATAAGTATAACAGGTGTTGTTTATGCAGGTACTGATAGTGAACCACTACCCGGAGTAAGTATTATTTTAAAAGGTACAGCTACAGGTACAACAACCGATTTAAATGGTAAATTTAGCATGGAAGCCTCACAAGAAGATGTGTTGGTTTTTAGCTATATTGGTTATGTATCTCAAGAAGTTACTGTAGGAACAAAAACCAATTTTACTGTAACATTAGAAGAAGACTTAGAGCAACTAGAAGAGGTAATTGTAGTAGGTTATGGTACGCAAGAGAAAAGAGATGTAACGGCTGCTATTGGTTCTGTATCTGCTAAAGAAATTTCTGAATTACCCGTATCAAACGCAGTATCTGCTATGCAAGGTAGAGTAGCTGGTGTAGACATTACTCCGCAAGGTGGTAGACCAGGTCAAAATGCTACTATAAGAATTCGTGGTCGTCGTTCTATTAATGCTTCCAATGATCCATTGTATGTAGTAGATGGTATACCATTGTCAGGAAGTATTTTTGATTTTAACCAACAAAATATAGAATCAATAGAAGTTTTAAAAGATGCTGCTGCAACAGCTATTTATGGTTCTAGAGGTGCAAATGGCGTTATTTTGATAACTACTAAAAGAGGTAAAGCAGGAACTATTAATGTTTCTTATGATGGCTATTATGGGGTATCTAAGGTAATTAACCAAGTAGATATGATGAACGGGCCGCAATTTGCCGACATGAAACGCGAATCTAGAAGAAGAGATGCGGATGGTAATGCTGCTTGGGATGGCACTATACCTTCAGATGATATCGTATTTGAAGACCCTGTAGAGCTTATATCTATTGAACAAGGTAGATCTACTGATTACCAAGACTTAATTTTCTCTCAAGGTTCTCAAAATAGCCATCAGGTGAGTATTTCAGGAGGAAGTGAAAATACAACTTTCTCTATTGCTGGTGGGTACTTTAAAGAAGAAGGTATTATCAAAACGATGGATTTTACCAGATATACCTTAAGTATTAATGTAGATCAAAAAATAGGAGATCGCATAAGAATTGGTACCTCTACAATGCTTTCAAGATCTATTCAAAACTGGGCGAGTAATCCGGTAGGAGAGGCACTTTCTAACAACCCTCTAGGTGTTCCATATGATGATGAAGGAAACCTGATATTCTTACCGATTATCGATGGTATTAGAACAAATCCATTGGCAGAAATTGTAGATGGTGCCTACCTAGATGAAAGAAAATTTAATAGAATTTTTGCTTCTATTTATGGTGAGTTTAAAATCGCTGAAGGCTTAAAATATAGGGTGAATGTAGGTCCTGATATTAGAACAAGAAGAAGAGGTTTGTTTCAAGCAAGTATGACCAATGCAAGAAGAGGTGCTGCGCCAAATGCTGGTCAAGAATACAGAGAAGAATTTGCTTATACACTTGAGAATATATTAACGTATAACAAACAACTTGGAATTAACCATGATTTTGGTGTTACGCTACTACAAAGTATACAAGAAGATAGAGAAGAAAATACAAATATATTTGTAACAGGCTTACCTTATGAGTCTCAGGAGTTTTACAACATAGGTAGTGCAGAAGAACCAACCGGTTTTGGTAGTAATTTGATAGAATGGAGCTTAGCTTCTTATATGGGGCGTGTTAACTATAGTTATAAAGATAAATACCTTTTCCAGTTTACATTAAGAGCTGATGGGTCTTCTCGTTTAGCTGATGAAAATAAATGGTCATACTTCCCAGGTGTTTCTTTAGGTTGGAGAGTAATAGATGAACCTTTTATGGCTGGTCAAACATTTTTTGACGAATTGAAACTAAGAGCAAGTTATGGTCAAGTAGGTAATACTTCTATCGATCCTTACAGAACACAAGGTAGATTAGCTAATACAACTTATGTATTTGGAAGTTCTCCAGCATTTGGATATAGACTTAATGAAATTCCAAATGATCAATTAGGTTGGGAAAGAACTTCTACTACTGATGTTGGTTTAGATTTCGGGATTTTAGGTGGTAGAATTTCTGGTTCTATGGATTTCTATGTTGCAAATACTACAGACCTGCTTTTAGAATTTCAACTCCCATATACATCAGGGTATAACAATGTACTTCAAAATGTAGGTGCTACCAGAAATACCGGTTTCGAATTAACACTTTCTACAGTAAACTTCGATTCTCCAAGTGGTTTCCGTTGGACAACTGATATTAACTGGTTTACCAATAAAGAAGAAATCGTAGAGCTTTATAATGGTGCAGTTGATGACCCAGGAAATAACTGGTTTATTGGAGAACCACTAAACGTTTTCTACGATTATCAAAAAGCTGGAATCTGGCAAGCAAACGAAGCAGCAGAAGCAGCCGCATTTGATAATTCAGAACCAGGCTATATAAAAGTAGCAGATTTAAGTGGTCCAGAAGGTGTGCCTGATGGTAAAGCTGGTCCAGAAGACCGTACAATAATTGGTACTGATGTGCCTGACTGGTCAGGAGGTATTACCAACCGTTTTGAATACAAAGGGTTTGACTTATCATTTTTCTTCTTTGCTCGTTGGGGCCAAACAATCAGAAGCCGTTTCCACGACTCAAATAATTCTTTATTTGCGAGATATAATAACCTAAACGTAGATTACTGGACAATTGACAACCCAACTAATGCTTATCCAAGACCAAACCTCAATCAGGAAAGACCAAGGTATGTATCCACTTTAAGATACTTTGATGGCAGTTTTATCAAGTTGAGAAACATCAATTTGGGTTATAACTTCCCAAGCTCTATTACTGAAAAACTAAAAGTTAAATCATTAAGAGTATATGCCTCTGCACAAACACCTTGGTATTATGCTAAATATGAATCATTTGATCCTGAAACAGATGGAGACATTGAAGCGGAAGATCTTCCTTCTAATAAGTTATTCTTAATGGGTCTTAATATTAGTTTCTAA
- a CDS encoding FecR family protein, protein MKRPEKDKILRYFADEASTTEAEEVISWFNTKEGAAYLESSFFQNDEEDSSVSSHFFTENAFYNLDRRIQKDDEKEAIHNELKRRHKRQSSLIAASLVLIVAFISLYTYKLEQHKIKNEITSVKLEVRENPKGQKSTLLLPDGTEIKLNVESRLVFEEGFKGNERKVYLNGEAFFNIAEDKTRPFIVYVNDSIEVKALGTSFNIKAFQDESNINIALTTGKVQITNRFEKKVKQDIGAYYLIPGEAYSFNTETGISSSSTFDIRQVIAWKDGYLIFNDTPFEESKRMLERWYGVEIEIKSKYRRITPFTGEFHNESLKNILENMSMACKFNYSISGKKILIF, encoded by the coding sequence ATGAAAAGACCTGAAAAAGATAAAATATTGCGCTATTTTGCCGATGAGGCTTCTACAACAGAAGCAGAAGAGGTAATCTCTTGGTTTAATACCAAAGAAGGTGCAGCTTATCTTGAAAGTTCTTTTTTTCAAAATGATGAAGAAGATTCTTCAGTTTCAAGTCATTTCTTTACAGAAAATGCTTTTTACAACTTAGACCGCAGAATTCAGAAAGATGATGAGAAAGAAGCTATACATAATGAGTTGAAAAGAAGACATAAACGTCAGTCATCTTTAATTGCAGCTTCATTAGTGCTTATTGTAGCTTTTATATCACTTTATACCTATAAGCTTGAACAGCATAAAATAAAAAATGAGATTACATCTGTAAAGCTTGAGGTTAGAGAAAATCCAAAAGGACAAAAATCAACACTATTATTACCAGATGGAACTGAGATTAAGTTAAATGTCGAAAGTAGGTTGGTGTTTGAAGAAGGCTTTAAAGGCAACGAAAGGAAAGTCTATTTAAATGGAGAAGCCTTTTTTAACATAGCAGAAGATAAAACAAGGCCTTTTATAGTGTATGTGAATGATTCGATTGAGGTAAAAGCTTTAGGTACTTCATTCAATATAAAAGCATTTCAAGACGAAAGTAACATTAACATAGCACTAACTACTGGCAAAGTTCAAATAACCAATCGCTTCGAGAAAAAAGTAAAACAGGATATAGGAGCATATTATCTTATACCGGGAGAAGCTTACTCTTTTAACACAGAAACTGGTATTTCAAGCAGCTCAACATTTGATATACGACAGGTGATAGCCTGGAAAGACGGCTATCTGATTTTTAATGATACTCCATTTGAAGAGTCTAAGCGGATGTTGGAACGATGGTATGGTGTAGAAATCGAAATCAAATCAAAATATCGAAGAATTACTCCATTTACAGGCGAATTTCATAATGAATCTTTAAAGAACATACTTGAAAACATGAGTATGGCCTGTAAGTTCAACTATAGTATATCTGGAAAAAAAATCCTCATTTTTTAA
- a CDS encoding ParA family protein, with amino-acid sequence MITIAIVNNKGGVSKTTTAVNVGAGLAKKGKKVLLVDLDGQANLSQSLGVGLNGKSIYGVFKGSHGIEPKEINKNLHVMPASESLSELELELVSEFEREKFLKYALDEVKKNYDFAIIDCGPSKGLLTVNALTACDDIIIPLQSEFLAMQGVKSLTDLVFKVKKSLNPTVRILGVLITMYDKRKILNKSVASEISQHYPVFDTFIRENVSLAEAPTSKLDIFKYAPKSMGAKDYSNLTEEILSKYE; translated from the coding sequence ATGATTACAATTGCGATAGTCAATAACAAAGGCGGAGTTTCTAAGACAACTACTGCTGTAAATGTGGGAGCTGGTTTAGCTAAAAAGGGTAAAAAAGTATTACTGGTTGACCTAGATGGTCAAGCTAATTTAAGCCAAAGTTTAGGTGTTGGTTTAAATGGTAAAAGTATTTATGGTGTGTTTAAAGGTTCGCATGGAATTGAGCCAAAAGAGATTAATAAAAACCTTCATGTAATGCCTGCTTCTGAATCATTATCAGAACTTGAGCTTGAATTAGTATCTGAATTTGAGCGTGAGAAATTTCTTAAATACGCTTTGGATGAGGTGAAGAAAAATTATGACTTTGCAATTATCGATTGCGGTCCCTCAAAAGGCTTACTCACTGTAAATGCACTTACAGCATGTGATGATATCATTATTCCGCTGCAATCCGAATTTTTAGCAATGCAAGGGGTAAAGTCACTTACAGATCTTGTTTTTAAAGTTAAAAAATCCTTAAATCCAACTGTAAGAATTTTGGGCGTTCTTATCACCATGTATGATAAGAGGAAGATTCTCAACAAAAGTGTTGCTTCTGAGATAAGTCAGCATTATCCTGTATTTGATACATTCATTAGAGAGAATGTTTCTTTAGCTGAAGCACCCACTTCTAAGCTTGATATTTTTAAATATGCACCTAAAAGTATGGGGGCAAAAGATTATTCTAATTTAACAGAAGAAATACTGAGTAAATATGAGTAA
- a CDS encoding RNA polymerase sigma factor, whose amino-acid sequence MRNEKLLLKKESVETQTFKKCFQQFYPIMLRKSLRLLKIPELAEDAVQEVFVNLWKSQKQLDEIDSIEAYLFKCLKNRCLNILRSRKRDILRHMEKQLISPVVSESTEETVIFNESLSRLEESINSLSPVRQKVLKLKLEGFTNQDIARQFNISENTVKVHYNRANKFVRSSIE is encoded by the coding sequence ATGAGAAATGAAAAACTACTACTAAAAAAGGAGTCTGTAGAAACACAGACTTTTAAAAAATGTTTTCAGCAGTTTTACCCAATAATGCTGCGAAAATCATTAAGATTACTTAAGATTCCCGAATTGGCAGAAGATGCTGTTCAGGAGGTTTTTGTTAATCTATGGAAGTCACAAAAACAACTAGATGAGATTGATTCTATTGAAGCTTACCTATTTAAGTGCTTAAAAAACAGATGTTTAAATATACTGAGAAGTAGGAAAAGAGATATTCTCAGGCATATGGAAAAGCAACTCATCTCTCCAGTTGTATCTGAATCAACAGAAGAAACCGTCATTTTTAATGAGTCTTTGAGCAGGTTAGAAGAATCAATTAATTCATTATCACCTGTTAGACAGAAAGTTTTAAAACTAAAACTTGAAGGCTTTACAAATCAAGATATTGCCAGACAATTTAATATCTCAGAAAATACTGTCAAAGTCCATTATAATCGGGCAAATAAGTTTGTCAGAAGCAGTATTGAGTAA
- a CDS encoding BRO family protein, which yields MEEVQLFFDDRHIRTVFSEDDGIYYLVMVDVIDVLTDSARASDYWYRLKRREKAQSGVDLSTFCRQLKVEGSDKKSYAMECAAREGLFRIIQSIPSPKAEPFKRWLSETAITYLDEKSNKRIHAYNKLKESQGRLYERLEERGIGERAFKRILGKGDEALFNGVDIRAKFGLNSDEDIDNFISLVILKGKDFAMSITEFNMVSKSLNDELGIGEEHVDSNLDVRETLMRHGITPENLPKEEDIRQLNERKKDKNLKESRNDKSIDEGNK from the coding sequence ATGGAAGAGGTACAACTCTTTTTTGATGATAGACATATTCGTACTGTTTTTTCAGAAGACGATGGTATTTACTACCTGGTAATGGTTGATGTTATTGATGTATTAACTGATAGTGCACGCGCATCTGATTACTGGTATAGACTAAAAAGAAGAGAGAAAGCGCAATCTGGTGTCGACTTATCGACTTTTTGTCGACAACTGAAAGTGGAAGGCTCCGATAAAAAGTCTTATGCAATGGAATGTGCTGCCAGAGAGGGTTTATTTAGGATAATTCAGTCGATACCTTCCCCTAAAGCAGAACCATTTAAAAGATGGTTGTCAGAAACAGCAATAACCTATCTGGATGAAAAAAGCAACAAGCGAATTCATGCATATAATAAGCTTAAAGAGAGCCAAGGGCGATTGTATGAGCGCTTAGAAGAAAGGGGAATTGGAGAAAGAGCTTTTAAACGAATATTAGGTAAAGGGGATGAGGCACTTTTTAATGGAGTAGATATTAGAGCGAAATTTGGTTTAAATAGTGATGAAGATATCGATAACTTTATTTCTCTTGTAATTCTCAAAGGAAAAGATTTTGCTATGTCGATAACTGAATTTAATATGGTTTCTAAGTCTTTAAATGATGAACTAGGTATAGGAGAGGAGCATGTTGATAGTAACCTGGATGTTAGAGAAACTTTAATGAGGCACGGTATTACTCCAGAGAACTTACCAAAAGAAGAAGATATACGGCAACTAAATGAAAGGAAAAAGGATAAAAACTTGAAAGAAAGCAGAAATGATAAGTCGATAGATGAGGGTAATAAATAG
- a CDS encoding response regulator, giving the protein MQLFSHVWSFFLYIYALKVRIMILIIEDDEIDVLINERMINKYQGNIKRVIAKNGSEADNILNELAASGNFPEKIILDLIMPIMDGFQFLDMYASKFYPKYPETKIYVLTSSIHPADSKRTNMYPFVGGHVIKPLSAAGIKEIFD; this is encoded by the coding sequence ATGCAATTATTTTCTCACGTTTGGAGTTTTTTCTTATATATTTATGCTCTAAAGGTAAGAATAATGATACTTATAATAGAGGACGATGAAATAGATGTTTTGATCAATGAAAGAATGATCAACAAATATCAAGGCAATATCAAGAGAGTGATTGCCAAAAATGGTTCTGAAGCGGATAATATTCTAAATGAATTAGCAGCCTCTGGTAATTTTCCTGAGAAAATTATACTTGATTTGATTATGCCGATTATGGACGGGTTCCAATTTTTGGATATGTATGCATCAAAATTTTACCCAAAATATCCAGAGACAAAAATTTATGTGTTGACTTCTTCAATTCATCCGGCAGATAGTAAAAGAACTAATATGTATCCATTTGTTGGAGGACATGTTATTAAACCTTTGAGTGCTGCAGGTATTAAAGAGATATTTGATTAA
- a CDS encoding RagB/SusD family nutrient uptake outer membrane protein: MKRYINIILSMAIVAFFSQSCESFLEEELVTDVSAGSYYPTPDGFEDAVRACYTPTKNFWGQEIGGTMTVFGTDIFTNGADGSHKGFNQYDTRLNPATQYARDLWRDFYQAINQTNAVIGRAPDIDLLEADKTLRVAEARFLRALYYFTLTKHYGDIHFSLDETQGLELEANRTSRETIYADGIIPDLEFAIANLPETQSDYGRATKPAAEFLLAKVYLTRAYLTYNDSDFQSAYNLMNGVIENYSFSLIEDWGSLWGIDSQVNSEVIWTVQNTDNWLINGNGNRFHLYFLMEYDKLQGMQRDTENGRPWKRFKPTDFMLGLWNRDIDVRYAEGFKHVWYANFEGSIPTDGSGNLLYNIGDTSVFLPGVEWTQAEKDAVPYEVFSPSDYDERVFASVNKFIDPTRPDRQWEAGQRDFIVMRLADAYLIAAEALHQLGMDDEAVDYLNAVRVRAAYPGSEDAMKITASDVDLDFILDERARELFGEMHRWEDLTRTGKLLERVSLYNPVAAANIQSFHVLRPIPQDQIDRTPAGYEQNSGY; the protein is encoded by the coding sequence ATGAAAAGATATATAAATATAATTTTAAGTATGGCTATTGTGGCTTTCTTTAGCCAGTCATGTGAAAGTTTTCTAGAAGAAGAGTTGGTAACCGACGTTTCTGCTGGTTCTTACTACCCAACTCCAGACGGTTTTGAAGATGCAGTAAGGGCTTGTTACACACCAACCAAAAATTTCTGGGGACAAGAAATAGGAGGTACTATGACGGTTTTTGGTACAGATATTTTTACCAATGGTGCTGATGGTAGCCACAAAGGTTTTAATCAGTATGATACTCGATTAAACCCAGCAACTCAATATGCGCGTGATCTTTGGAGAGATTTCTATCAAGCAATTAATCAAACAAATGCAGTTATTGGTAGAGCTCCAGATATTGATTTACTAGAAGCTGACAAAACTTTAAGAGTAGCTGAAGCTCGTTTCTTAAGAGCACTTTATTATTTTACTTTAACCAAGCATTATGGCGATATCCACTTTTCGCTTGATGAAACACAAGGGTTAGAGCTAGAAGCAAACAGAACCTCAAGAGAAACCATATATGCTGATGGTATCATTCCTGACTTAGAGTTTGCTATAGCCAATTTGCCAGAGACACAAAGTGATTACGGCCGTGCAACTAAACCAGCAGCAGAGTTTTTACTTGCTAAAGTGTATTTAACCAGAGCTTATCTTACATATAATGATAGCGATTTTCAATCAGCTTATAACTTAATGAATGGTGTAATTGAAAATTATAGCTTTAGTTTAATAGAAGATTGGGGTTCTCTTTGGGGGATAGACTCACAGGTTAATTCAGAAGTAATTTGGACAGTACAAAATACAGATAACTGGTTGATTAATGGAAATGGTAATCGCTTCCATTTATACTTTTTAATGGAATATGACAAACTACAAGGTATGCAACGTGACACAGAAAATGGTAGACCTTGGAAAAGATTTAAGCCTACAGACTTTATGTTAGGTTTATGGAATAGAGATATTGATGTTCGCTATGCAGAAGGGTTCAAGCATGTATGGTATGCAAATTTTGAAGGTAGTATACCGACAGATGGCTCTGGAAATCTTCTATATAATATCGGAGATACATCTGTTTTTTTACCAGGTGTTGAATGGACACAGGCAGAAAAAGATGCAGTGCCGTACGAAGTTTTTTCACCAAGTGATTATGACGAAAGAGTATTTGCTTCTGTAAATAAATTTATAGATCCAACTCGTCCAGATCGCCAGTGGGAAGCAGGGCAAAGAGATTTTATTGTAATGCGTTTGGCAGATGCTTATTTGATTGCTGCTGAGGCGCTACACCAACTAGGTATGGATGATGAAGCTGTAGATTATTTGAATGCAGTAAGAGTAAGAGCTGCTTATCCTGGTTCTGAAGATGCGATGAAGATTACAGCATCAGATGTAGATTTAGATTTTATTTTGGATGAACGCGCTAGAGAGTTATTTGGAGAAATGCACAGATGGGAAGATCTAACCAGAACAGGAAAATTATTAGAGAGAGTGTCATTATATAATCCAGTTGCAGCAGCGAATATTCAGAGTTTCCATGTATTGAGACCTATTCCTCAAGATCAGATTGATAGAACTCCTGCTGGATACGAACAAAACTCAGGATATTAA
- a CDS encoding phosphatidylinositol-specific phospholipase C/glycerophosphodiester phosphodiesterase family protein gives MKIKVLLLFLVQFTCFGNFSIAQVIPLINAHSHNDYSRVPLFPALEHGFMSVEADILLIEDDLYVGHDMPDTNKRITLPDLEESYLYPLDSVVRANDGQVYKNTDEPLLLMIDVKTDAKESYKILNDQLLDYKDMLTYWEGDKVHEGPILIFISGNRDFEGITKEATRLVALDGRPSDLGKGYSTAMMPVISEDFAKVCKWNGKGEIKPKEFEKIKTLADKTHAEGKRLRLWATPEGEHVWKMLLDAGVDILNADDLGKLQDFLLNRANK, from the coding sequence ATGAAGATAAAAGTTCTTTTACTATTCCTAGTTCAGTTTACCTGCTTCGGGAATTTCTCAATTGCACAAGTTATTCCGCTAATTAACGCACATTCTCACAACGATTATTCTCGCGTACCGCTATTCCCTGCACTTGAACATGGCTTTATGAGTGTAGAGGCCGATATTTTGTTGATTGAAGATGATCTATATGTAGGTCATGATATGCCAGATACAAACAAGAGAATCACATTGCCAGATTTGGAAGAAAGCTATCTTTATCCGCTAGATAGTGTAGTAAGAGCAAATGATGGTCAAGTTTACAAAAATACAGATGAACCATTATTGCTAATGATCGATGTTAAAACAGATGCAAAAGAATCTTATAAGATTTTGAACGATCAGCTTCTGGACTATAAAGATATGTTGACCTATTGGGAAGGTGACAAGGTGCACGAAGGGCCGATTCTTATATTTATTTCTGGTAATAGAGATTTTGAAGGAATTACAAAAGAAGCAACCCGTTTAGTTGCTTTAGACGGTAGACCAAGTGATTTGGGTAAAGGTTATTCCACGGCAATGATGCCTGTGATTAGTGAAGACTTTGCCAAAGTATGTAAATGGAATGGCAAAGGTGAAATAAAACCAAAAGAGTTTGAAAAGATTAAAACACTTGCTGATAAAACACATGCCGAAGGAAAAAGGCTGAGGTTATGGGCAACTCCAGAGGGAGAGCACGTATGGAAGATGTTGTTAGATGCCGGTGTGGATATACTTAATGCCGATGATCTGGGAAAACTTCAAGATTTCTTGTTAAATCGCGCTAATAAATAG